The following are encoded in a window of Saccharothrix longispora genomic DNA:
- a CDS encoding urease accessory protein UreF, which yields MDLVALMLADSRFPGGGHVHSGGLEEAAARRLVVDEASLRSFLVGRLRTAGALAAVFAAAASAQDGYAELDAELDARTPSPAQRAASRTQGRGIARAATRAWPSARLEGLLRATPRPHHPIVVGVLVADPFEAAQTVAYHAVTGPATGAIRLLGLDPFGVNAVLAGLAPEIDAVAGHARDHAGTPPADLPAPSAPGLDLLAEAHDRHHAEEVRLFAS from the coding sequence ATGGACCTCGTCGCGCTGATGCTGGCCGACTCCCGCTTCCCCGGCGGCGGTCACGTCCACTCGGGCGGCCTGGAGGAGGCGGCGGCCCGGCGGCTGGTGGTGGACGAGGCGTCGCTGCGGTCCTTCCTGGTGGGCCGGTTGCGCACGGCCGGGGCCCTGGCCGCGGTGTTCGCCGCGGCGGCCAGTGCCCAGGACGGGTACGCGGAGCTGGACGCGGAGCTGGACGCCCGCACCCCGTCCCCGGCGCAGCGCGCGGCCTCGCGCACCCAGGGTCGGGGCATCGCGCGGGCGGCCACGCGCGCCTGGCCGTCGGCGCGGCTGGAGGGGCTGCTCCGGGCCACACCCCGCCCGCATCACCCGATCGTGGTGGGCGTGCTGGTGGCCGACCCGTTCGAGGCCGCCCAGACCGTCGCCTACCACGCCGTGACCGGCCCGGCGACGGGCGCGATCCGGCTGCTCGGCCTCGACCCGTTCGGCGTGAACGCCGTGCTCGCCGGCCTCGCGCCGGAGATCGACGCGGTCGCCGGGCACGCCCGCGACCACGCCGGCACGCCGCCGGCCGACCTGCCCGCGCCCAGCGCGCCGGGCCTCGACCTGCTCGCCGAGGCCCACGACCGACACCACGCGGAAGAGGTGCGTCTCTTTGCCAGCTGA